A window from Thiohalomonas denitrificans encodes these proteins:
- the pal gene encoding peptidoglycan-associated lipoprotein Pal, with translation MKQVWFWGVLASSVLVSGCAGVAERGDGGEDVVIEDIDDRAAADDARAAGARMDGTFEGSPLDDPESPLSQRVFYFDFDSSELSESDRDALVAHGRFLASNPEVSVAVEGHTDERGTREYNLALGERRAQAVERLLSLQAAAEDQLQVISFGEESPAAMGHDEEAWSLNRRVELLYSGY, from the coding sequence ATGAAACAGGTTTGGTTTTGGGGAGTGCTGGCTTCGAGTGTTCTTGTTTCCGGTTGCGCAGGCGTCGCCGAACGCGGTGATGGCGGTGAAGACGTTGTCATCGAAGATATTGACGACCGGGCTGCGGCTGACGATGCCCGGGCCGCGGGTGCACGAATGGATGGTACATTCGAAGGTAGTCCGCTGGACGACCCGGAAAGCCCATTATCGCAACGGGTGTTCTACTTCGATTTCGACAGCAGCGAATTGTCCGAATCCGATCGCGATGCCCTGGTTGCTCATGGCCGCTTTCTCGCCTCCAATCCGGAGGTTTCCGTAGCAGTGGAGGGGCATACCGACGAGCGCGGTACTCGTGAATACAACCTGGCACTGGGGGAGCGGCGCGCTCAGGCAGTGGAGCGGCTCCTGTCTTTACAGGCGGCGGCTGAAGACCAGCTGCAGGTGATCAGTTTCGGCGAGGAGAGCCCGGCCGCCATGGGTCACGATGAAGAAGCCTGGTCCCTGAATCGCCGGGTCGAATTGCTCTATTCGGGATATTGA
- the ybgC gene encoding tol-pal system-associated acyl-CoA thioesterase, whose amino-acid sequence MSDFVFPVRVYYEDTDAGGVVYYANYLKFMERARTEWLRELGFEQDVLREDEGILFAVRSVRVDYLRPAMFNDQLAVSAEVVGQRGVCLTFRQEVRRGTETLCRGEVTIVSIDACTMKPRRIPRAVMERLSVSD is encoded by the coding sequence GTGAGTGATTTCGTGTTTCCGGTACGGGTCTACTACGAGGACACCGATGCCGGCGGGGTGGTGTATTACGCCAACTACCTGAAATTCATGGAGCGGGCGCGAACCGAGTGGCTACGTGAACTGGGCTTTGAACAGGATGTATTGCGGGAGGACGAGGGCATTCTGTTTGCGGTGCGTTCCGTCCGGGTGGACTACCTGCGGCCTGCAATGTTCAATGACCAGCTGGCTGTGAGTGCAGAGGTCGTGGGGCAGCGGGGTGTATGCCTGACGTTTCGTCAGGAAGTCAGGCGCGGGACTGAAACCTTGTGCCGGGGCGAAGTGACCATCGTGAGCATCGATGCCTGTACCATGAAGCCGCGGCGCATCCCCCGGGCCGTGATGGAGCGCCTGAGCGTCAGTGACTGA
- the queE gene encoding 7-carboxy-7-deazaguanine synthase QueE produces the protein MAGASRTTLRITEIFLSLQGEARDAGWPTLFVRLTGCPLRCTYCDTSYAFTGGHTMTLDAIMEEVKQVAASRGYGEVRHVCVTGGEPLAQRGCLELLARLCDADYQVSLETSGALDVSNVDVRVVRVMDLKTPGSGEQSKNRWENLKLLTGSDQVKFVIADRNDYEWARAVIKRYRIADRCEVLFSPVFGRFEPRQLADWIIEDRLPVRFQIQLHKLLWNDEAGR, from the coding sequence ATGGCAGGGGCCTCCCGCACCACGCTGCGGATCACCGAGATATTTTTGTCCCTGCAGGGTGAGGCCCGTGACGCGGGCTGGCCCACCCTGTTCGTGCGTCTGACCGGCTGCCCGCTGCGTTGCACGTACTGTGATACCTCCTACGCATTCACCGGTGGCCATACCATGACCCTGGATGCCATCATGGAAGAGGTGAAGCAGGTCGCAGCTTCGCGGGGATATGGTGAGGTGCGGCATGTCTGTGTCACCGGGGGTGAACCGCTGGCCCAACGGGGCTGTCTGGAACTCCTCGCCAGACTCTGTGATGCCGATTATCAGGTTTCACTGGAAACCAGCGGCGCCCTTGATGTGTCCAATGTCGATGTGCGGGTGGTGCGCGTGATGGACCTGAAAACGCCCGGGTCCGGCGAGCAGAGCAAAAACCGCTGGGAAAACCTGAAGCTCCTGACTGGCAGCGATCAGGTAAAATTCGTGATCGCCGACCGTAATGATTACGAATGGGCTCGTGCGGTGATCAAGCGCTATCGAATCGCTGATCGTTGCGAGGTTCTGTTTTCGCCAGTATTCGGCCGGTTCGAACCGCGCCAGCTGGCGGACTGGATTATCGAAGATCGCCTTCCGGTCCGATTCCAGATCCAGCTGCACAAGCTGCTGTGGAATGACGAGGCGGGCCGTTAA
- the tolA gene encoding cell envelope integrity protein TolA: MWREWLPAYGFSIAIHLALVALLGISMLQSPSPPAATTPTVQPMEAVAVDAGQVEAELESLRDDERQRKEKEEAQRRQLAEEKRQAEAARKKEEEKLAALKRQRAQEEQERQAALERQRAEAQRQRQAEQERLEKQKAEQKALAEAKRKEQQRLAELEEQRKIEAEKRRREEEAARKAAEERKRQEAEKRQAEERRLKEEEARRKAEEALKQKMAAAAQQLQSDRTRQLQTAEAEYVDLIADKVGRKWLRPSDTPDDFSCKVMVHQIPGGEVVEAQVVESCGSAALDRSVEAAVRKASPLPEPPDPDVFDREIVFTFKPGR; the protein is encoded by the coding sequence ATGTGGAGGGAGTGGCTACCCGCTTACGGTTTTTCCATCGCCATCCATCTGGCCCTGGTGGCGCTGCTCGGCATCAGTATGCTGCAATCGCCGTCACCTCCTGCTGCGACTACCCCAACGGTACAGCCAATGGAGGCGGTCGCCGTTGATGCCGGACAGGTGGAGGCGGAACTGGAGAGCCTTCGCGATGATGAGCGCCAGCGTAAAGAAAAGGAAGAGGCGCAGCGCCGCCAGCTGGCGGAAGAGAAACGTCAGGCCGAGGCGGCCCGCAAAAAGGAAGAGGAGAAACTGGCCGCCCTGAAGCGCCAGCGTGCCCAAGAGGAGCAGGAGCGCCAGGCCGCCCTGGAGCGCCAACGTGCCGAGGCGCAGCGCCAGCGGCAGGCGGAACAGGAGCGCCTTGAAAAGCAAAAGGCGGAGCAGAAGGCGCTGGCCGAAGCGAAGCGCAAGGAGCAGCAGCGCTTGGCCGAGCTGGAGGAGCAACGTAAAATCGAGGCCGAAAAACGCCGCCGCGAGGAAGAGGCGGCCCGCAAGGCGGCCGAGGAGCGCAAGCGCCAGGAGGCGGAGAAGCGCCAGGCCGAGGAGCGCCGTCTCAAAGAGGAGGAGGCGCGCAGGAAGGCCGAAGAGGCACTCAAGCAGAAGATGGCGGCCGCGGCACAGCAGCTGCAATCGGATCGCACGCGCCAGCTCCAAACGGCCGAGGCGGAGTACGTCGACCTGATTGCCGACAAGGTGGGTCGAAAATGGCTACGGCCCTCCGATACGCCCGATGACTTTTCCTGTAAGGTCATGGTCCATCAGATTCCCGGCGGCGAGGTGGTCGAGGCACAAGTGGTGGAGAGTTGCGGCAGCGCAGCTCTGGATCGTTCGGTAGAGGCCGCAGTGAGAAAGGCCTCGCCACTCCCCGAGCCGCCGGACCCGGACGTTTTTGATCGCGAAATCGTATTCACCTTCAAACCAGGGAGATAA
- a CDS encoding YeeE/YedE family protein, which translates to MLFENFSQAHQALLLGAFGLALIMGAVVNKTNFCTMGAVSDAVNMGDWGRMRSWMFAIAIALLGVTGLEAVGLVQADGSFPPYRSGNLIWAENILGGLLFGIGMTLASGCGNKTLIRIGGGNLKSVMVFGVIAVIAYFMINPLPGSDQTLMSLLFLDWIRPLAVNLEGGQQDLGTILAGVEGAGDARLWIGIALGVLLLGFAFKSADFRGSLDNVLGGLVVGVAIVGAWYVSSNISLTFEDSFEGEMTVSVSEFLDPAKTHWDMNDAVHEGWDAKPSSSAFNPQSYTFINPMGQTLGYASDGFAKTALTFGVVAVLGVVAGSFIWAILSGGFRFEWFASIRDFMNHFIGAILMGFGGVLAMGCTIGQGITGFSTLAVGSMMALASIIFGSALTMKIQYYKMVYEDEATFPKALVTALADMRLVPNAMRKLEAI; encoded by the coding sequence TTGTTATTCGAAAATTTTTCCCAGGCGCATCAGGCGCTGCTTTTGGGAGCCTTCGGTCTCGCACTCATCATGGGAGCTGTCGTCAACAAGACGAACTTCTGCACTATGGGTGCCGTCTCCGACGCAGTCAATATGGGCGACTGGGGCCGCATGCGCTCCTGGATGTTCGCTATTGCCATTGCACTGCTCGGTGTGACCGGACTCGAAGCGGTTGGCCTGGTCCAGGCCGACGGATCCTTCCCTCCCTATCGTTCGGGGAACCTGATTTGGGCCGAAAATATCCTTGGCGGGCTGCTGTTCGGGATCGGGATGACGCTCGCTTCGGGTTGTGGCAACAAGACGCTGATCCGCATCGGCGGCGGCAATCTGAAGTCCGTAATGGTGTTCGGTGTCATCGCCGTGATTGCCTACTTCATGATTAATCCGCTCCCGGGCAGTGACCAGACGCTGATGTCGCTGCTGTTCCTCGACTGGATTCGGCCACTGGCGGTCAATCTGGAGGGTGGACAGCAGGACCTGGGTACTATTCTGGCCGGTGTCGAGGGTGCCGGAGATGCGCGCCTGTGGATAGGTATTGCTCTGGGGGTGCTGCTGCTCGGTTTTGCATTCAAGTCCGCCGATTTCCGCGGCAGCCTCGATAACGTACTCGGCGGTCTCGTCGTTGGCGTCGCGATCGTCGGCGCCTGGTATGTGAGCTCTAACATCAGCCTCACTTTCGAGGATTCGTTTGAAGGTGAAATGACCGTCTCGGTCAGTGAGTTTCTTGACCCGGCCAAGACCCACTGGGACATGAACGATGCTGTTCACGAGGGGTGGGATGCCAAGCCCAGCAGTTCGGCGTTCAATCCGCAGTCCTACACCTTCATCAATCCGATGGGACAAACGCTAGGTTATGCCTCCGATGGGTTCGCCAAGACCGCCCTGACCTTCGGTGTGGTCGCGGTCCTGGGTGTGGTCGCCGGCTCTTTCATTTGGGCCATTCTCAGTGGCGGTTTCCGATTCGAGTGGTTCGCGTCGATTCGTGATTTCATGAACCACTTCATCGGCGCCATATTGATGGGGTTCGGTGGTGTACTGGCTATGGGGTGCACTATTGGACAAGGCATCACCGGTTTCTCCACGCTCGCGGTGGGTTCGATGATGGCTCTGGCCTCGATCATCTTTGGTAGCGCGCTAACCATGAAAATCCAGTACTACAAAATGGTTTACGAGGATGAAGCGACTTTCCCGAAGGCCTTGGTAACCGCTCTGGCTGACATGCGTCTGGTTCCCAATGCCATGCGCAAGCTCGAGGCCATTTAA
- the ybgF gene encoding tol-pal system protein YbgF, which yields MIKLRYLIPFVLLTALPVQAAERNDLQDRVQRLERLMESQSLMEMLTRIDRQQRELALVRGELEEVSHELESLKKRQRDLYLDTDRRLSRLEREGIPTAGVDARSQVGPDSETGTGAAKPEQGVKGPSTAELAAERQAYQEAFDILRELRYEQAIDAFENFLEQHPDGRYAHIAQYWLGEASYARRDFDKAITAYRALVDNHAKSPKVAEALLKIGYSYHELEQDGKARPVLEQLVNGYPGTTEADQAQNLLKRLGKQGG from the coding sequence ATGATCAAGCTGCGCTACCTGATCCCCTTCGTGCTGCTCACCGCCCTACCGGTTCAGGCGGCCGAGCGAAACGATTTGCAAGACCGGGTTCAGCGGCTCGAGAGATTGATGGAGAGCCAGTCGCTGATGGAGATGCTGACCCGGATCGACCGCCAGCAGCGGGAGCTTGCCTTGGTCCGTGGTGAGCTGGAAGAGGTGAGCCACGAGCTCGAATCCCTCAAGAAACGCCAGCGCGACCTCTACCTGGATACCGACCGGCGGCTGTCGCGTCTGGAGCGGGAGGGTATCCCGACTGCTGGCGTGGACGCCAGATCGCAAGTCGGGCCCGATAGCGAAACCGGTACCGGAGCGGCAAAGCCGGAGCAGGGCGTGAAGGGCCCGAGCACCGCTGAACTGGCTGCCGAGCGACAGGCCTATCAGGAAGCCTTCGATATCCTTCGGGAGCTGCGCTATGAGCAGGCGATCGACGCCTTTGAAAACTTTCTGGAGCAGCACCCGGATGGTCGCTACGCTCACATCGCCCAATACTGGTTGGGAGAGGCCAGCTATGCCCGGCGTGATTTCGACAAGGCGATCACCGCCTATCGCGCCCTGGTGGATAATCACGCCAAGAGCCCCAAGGTGGCAGAGGCTCTATTGAAGATCGGCTACAGCTATCACGAGCTAGAGCAGGATGGGAAGGCGCGACCGGTTCTTGAACAGCTGGTCAATGGCTACCCGGGGACCACCGAGGCGGACCAGGCGCAGAATCTGCTGAAGCGCCTCGGCAAGCAGGGCGGCTGA
- a CDS encoding class I adenylate-forming enzyme family protein has translation MDRSIVHQLEASVIAHGDRGAIRHDALEVTYNQLWSMVRAVCGFFRRRVNRGDRVILALPNGVEYVAAYYGIIAAGAVVVPLRPDARNSELAAMASRVEAKWLITEGADHAREASCAQPPTLGVVLVGSRFPGVSSDAPVVAWDAILTEGSSDPDYDALNDSDRLTTLACTSGTTGNPKAVMITNGNLEANTRSILGYLHLQQEDTGLCLLPLNYAYGTSILNTHMAAGARLVIGNGMAYPHVVRELLAQEEVSGFFGVPTTYYLALQHGLFAQPLPRLRYLAQAGGGMRADAVDQVRAQLPGVAFYVMYGQTEATARLTWLPPERWTEKRGSIGMAIPGVELSIRDEEGKCVVHGSIGELCARGQNIMAGYWRNPKATDEVLRDGWLHTGDLSWQDADGYFYLVGRADEMIKSGGHRFSPGAVEEVIARHPDVKEVAVVGIDDELLGQVVRAVVVPLPESSPGVNTLLRFCRHHLPPHMLPRELLFSDQLPTTPSGKVRRKMLAGMRWTA, from the coding sequence ATGGACAGGAGCATTGTGCATCAGCTTGAGGCTTCGGTAATTGCCCACGGAGATCGGGGGGCCATTCGGCATGATGCGCTCGAGGTTACTTACAACCAGCTTTGGTCGATGGTACGTGCGGTTTGCGGGTTCTTCCGCAGGAGGGTGAATCGCGGCGACCGGGTGATTCTGGCGCTGCCCAACGGAGTCGAGTACGTTGCCGCTTACTACGGGATCATCGCCGCCGGGGCTGTGGTCGTGCCGCTCAGGCCCGATGCGCGGAATTCGGAGCTTGCCGCGATGGCTAGCAGGGTCGAGGCCAAATGGCTGATTACGGAAGGGGCTGACCATGCTCGGGAGGCGTCGTGCGCTCAGCCCCCGACGCTTGGCGTGGTACTGGTGGGAAGCCGATTCCCTGGCGTTTCGTCGGATGCGCCGGTGGTTGCCTGGGATGCCATTCTGACAGAGGGATCAAGTGACCCCGATTATGATGCCCTCAACGATTCCGACCGATTGACCACCCTTGCCTGCACCTCCGGAACTACCGGAAATCCCAAGGCGGTGATGATTACCAATGGTAATCTCGAGGCAAATACCCGTTCCATTCTGGGGTATCTCCATTTGCAGCAGGAGGATACGGGTCTCTGTCTGCTGCCCCTGAACTATGCCTATGGCACCTCCATTCTCAACACCCATATGGCCGCCGGTGCACGCCTCGTTATCGGCAATGGAATGGCCTATCCACATGTGGTGCGAGAGCTTCTGGCGCAGGAGGAGGTGAGCGGATTTTTTGGCGTACCGACGACATACTACCTTGCGCTTCAGCACGGATTGTTCGCACAGCCGCTGCCGCGCTTGCGTTATCTCGCGCAGGCTGGTGGCGGCATGCGGGCTGATGCCGTCGATCAGGTCAGGGCGCAATTGCCCGGCGTCGCGTTTTACGTGATGTACGGTCAAACCGAGGCGACGGCCCGCCTCACCTGGCTACCCCCGGAGCGATGGACCGAGAAGCGGGGTTCAATCGGTATGGCGATTCCCGGAGTTGAACTGAGTATCAGGGATGAAGAGGGCAAGTGTGTGGTGCACGGTAGCATCGGAGAGCTCTGTGCCCGTGGGCAGAACATCATGGCAGGATACTGGCGCAACCCGAAGGCGACCGACGAGGTCTTGCGCGACGGATGGCTGCACACCGGTGATCTCTCCTGGCAGGATGCCGACGGCTACTTCTATCTGGTCGGCCGTGCTGATGAAATGATCAAAAGCGGTGGCCACCGGTTTTCGCCGGGAGCGGTTGAAGAGGTTATCGCCAGGCACCCGGACGTCAAGGAAGTTGCCGTCGTCGGTATCGACGACGAATTGCTGGGACAGGTCGTTCGGGCGGTGGTCGTGCCGCTCCCGGAGTCGTCCCCCGGCGTCAACACGCTGCTGCGGTTCTGTCGTCATCACCTGCCGCCCCACATGCTTCCCAGGGAACTGCTTTTTTCGGATCAGTTGCCGACCACACCGTCCGGGAAAGTCAGGAGAAAAATGCTGGCCGGAATGAGGTGGACGGCCTAA
- a CDS encoding YihY/virulence factor BrkB family protein, giving the protein MANHHEAINASRPRQLRAGDWKAVGKRVKADVSQDNLSVVSAGVAFYAFLALFPALIALVSLYGLVASPTDVERLVGAMEGIMPQEVASILSSQLQQVVQSAGSQLGIGLLIGVLVALWSATKGTKSLMTALNIVYEEQEDRGFFRLNSVALLLTLGAIIAVIAATGMVVAVPAILSFVNLPGVIESLVNWLRWPLLALLAAFGIGILYRFAPSRRPPRWRWLNYGALTATALWLIASGLFSWYVSNFGSYNETYGSMAAIVVLLMWFYISAFVVLLGAEMNSEMEIQTEADTTTGEPLPRGKRGATSADRVAGEDRDRFKA; this is encoded by the coding sequence ATGGCGAATCATCATGAGGCAATCAACGCATCGCGCCCGCGGCAGCTGCGTGCCGGAGACTGGAAGGCCGTTGGAAAACGGGTAAAGGCAGACGTCAGCCAGGACAATCTGAGTGTGGTCTCTGCGGGCGTGGCGTTTTATGCCTTCCTGGCGCTGTTCCCGGCCCTTATCGCCCTGGTGTCACTCTATGGTCTGGTCGCCAGTCCGACCGATGTCGAACGGCTGGTTGGCGCTATGGAGGGCATCATGCCTCAGGAGGTGGCGAGTATCCTCTCCAGCCAGTTGCAGCAGGTGGTCCAAAGTGCCGGATCGCAACTGGGTATCGGCTTGTTGATTGGCGTCCTCGTGGCCCTCTGGAGTGCGACCAAGGGTACCAAGTCATTGATGACCGCGCTCAATATTGTCTACGAGGAGCAGGAAGATCGCGGCTTTTTTCGTCTCAACAGTGTCGCCTTGCTGCTGACACTGGGAGCGATCATCGCCGTGATTGCCGCCACCGGAATGGTCGTGGCGGTGCCGGCAATACTGAGTTTCGTAAACCTGCCCGGGGTGATAGAAAGCCTGGTCAATTGGCTGCGATGGCCGCTCCTGGCACTGCTTGCGGCATTCGGGATCGGGATTCTCTATCGCTTCGCGCCCAGTCGCCGTCCTCCCCGATGGCGGTGGCTGAACTACGGCGCACTGACCGCCACGGCACTCTGGCTGATCGCCTCGGGGCTGTTCTCCTGGTACGTCTCCAACTTCGGCTCCTACAACGAGACCTACGGCTCCATGGCGGCCATCGTTGTGCTGCTTATGTGGTTCTACATCTCGGCCTTCGTGGTCCTGCTGGGCGCCGAAATGAACAGTGAAATGGAGATCCAGACAGAGGCGGATACAACCACCGGGGAACCGCTCCCCCGGGGTAAACGCGGTGCGACTTCGGCCGACCGTGTCGCGGGCGAAGACCGGGACCGCTTCAAGGCCTGA
- the queC gene encoding 7-cyano-7-deazaguanine synthase QueC, producing MNSLPKKAVALLSGGLDSATSLAMARDQGFECYALSFDYGQRHRIELEASRRVGQSLGVREHRIFTLDLRQFGGSALTDDRIEVPQGPSEGIPVTYVPARNTIFLSLALGWAEVLGALDLFIGVNAVDYSGYPDCRPEFIDAFQKTANLATRAGAEGQCFSIHAPLVSMTKAEIIATGHRLGVDYGLTLSCYNPDFGGNACGICDSCRLRAAGFHEAGVPDPTPYKT from the coding sequence ATGAATAGTCTCCCCAAAAAAGCGGTTGCCCTTCTCTCCGGCGGACTGGACTCCGCCACCTCGCTGGCGATGGCCCGCGACCAGGGCTTCGAGTGCTATGCCCTCAGCTTTGACTACGGGCAGCGGCACCGGATCGAACTGGAGGCCTCCCGGCGGGTGGGGCAGAGCCTGGGGGTGCGGGAGCATCGCATCTTCACGCTCGATTTGCGGCAGTTCGGAGGCTCCGCCCTGACCGATGACCGCATTGAGGTACCGCAGGGGCCCTCGGAGGGTATACCTGTCACCTATGTCCCGGCACGTAACACCATATTCCTCTCTCTGGCGCTGGGTTGGGCCGAGGTGCTGGGTGCTCTGGACCTCTTTATCGGCGTTAATGCCGTCGATTATTCGGGGTATCCGGATTGCCGCCCGGAATTTATCGATGCCTTCCAAAAGACCGCCAATCTGGCCACCAGGGCCGGGGCCGAAGGTCAATGCTTTTCCATTCACGCACCGCTCGTTTCCATGACCAAGGCGGAGATCATCGCCACCGGCCACAGGTTGGGTGTGGATTATGGATTGACATTGTCCTGTTATAATCCGGATTTCGGCGGAAACGCCTGTGGTATCTGTGATTCCTGTCGGCTGCGTGCGGCCGGTTTCCATGAGGCGGGCGTTCCCGATCCGACGCCTTATAAAACATAA
- the tolQ gene encoding protein TolQ, whose translation MNPEMSLISLFAEASMLVQLVMLLLLIASLVSWAVIYRKWQVLRGAQAEAATFEKRFWSGIDLVELYKQIAKRRDGLSGTSALFEAGFAEFARLRKQGVEPEFIVEGAQRTMRVTLRREMDRLEGNLAFLATVGSTSPYVGLFGTVWGIMNSFRALGTAQHATLSMVAPGIAEALIATAMGLFAAIPAVIAYNRYSNDLDRLESRFDSFQEEFTTLLQRQAHNRGG comes from the coding sequence ATGAATCCTGAAATGTCCCTTATCAGCCTGTTTGCCGAGGCCAGCATGCTGGTGCAGCTGGTGATGCTGCTGCTGTTGATCGCATCGCTCGTCTCCTGGGCGGTCATCTATCGGAAATGGCAGGTGCTGCGGGGCGCGCAGGCCGAGGCGGCGACCTTCGAAAAGCGTTTCTGGTCCGGTATCGACCTGGTCGAACTCTACAAGCAGATTGCCAAACGGCGCGATGGGCTGAGCGGGACCTCGGCCCTGTTCGAGGCCGGTTTTGCGGAGTTCGCCCGGTTGCGCAAGCAGGGGGTCGAACCCGAATTCATCGTCGAGGGCGCACAGCGGACCATGCGGGTGACCCTGCGCCGCGAGATGGACCGCCTGGAAGGCAATCTGGCTTTTCTCGCTACCGTAGGCTCCACCAGCCCCTACGTGGGCCTGTTCGGGACGGTCTGGGGAATCATGAACTCGTTTCGCGCCCTGGGGACTGCCCAGCATGCGACCCTGTCGATGGTGGCTCCGGGAATCGCCGAGGCGCTGATCGCGACCGCCATGGGGCTGTTCGCGGCCATTCCGGCTGTAATCGCCTACAACCGCTACAGCAACGACCTGGATCGGCTCGAGAGCCGTTTCGACTCCTTCCAGGAAGAATTCACCACTCTGTTGCAGCGCCAGGCCCACAACCGCGGAGGTTGA
- the tolB gene encoding Tol-Pal system beta propeller repeat protein TolB — translation MLAKRLLLLLLLIVPALVQARLEVTVTGGAEGALPIAIVPFGWDGDEVLSEDIAAIIKTDLAGSGRFAPLSNEQLAGRPVHGDAIDFAAWRAAGVETLLVGQVKNGNGRYQVRFQLFDVLRAKQLAGYAIPSRGPLLRRTAHQISDLVYEELTGERGAFNTHITYVTVEDIAEGERRFRLAVADADGFNEQTILTSKQPLMSPAWSPDGKQLAYVSFEARRSVVYVQNVISGKREKVAEYDGINSAPAWSPDGRRLALTLSKDGNPEIYILDLRTRALTRITRHSAIDTEPTWMPDGNALLFTSDRGGRPQIYRVATGSQGTVGRPQRISFEGRYNARPSVSPDGRNLVMVHQSRSGFQIAVQNLETGNLRILTDSRLDESPSFAPNGRMIIFATERRGRGVLEAISVDGSARQRLDLTGFDVREPAWSPFFAE, via the coding sequence TTGCTGGCAAAACGTTTGCTCTTATTGCTGCTGCTGATTGTGCCGGCACTGGTCCAGGCGCGGCTGGAGGTCACCGTCACCGGCGGCGCTGAAGGCGCACTGCCGATCGCCATCGTGCCCTTCGGCTGGGACGGCGATGAGGTGCTCAGCGAGGATATCGCCGCCATCATCAAGACAGATCTTGCAGGCAGCGGTCGTTTCGCACCTCTATCGAACGAGCAGCTGGCAGGGCGGCCGGTTCACGGCGATGCCATCGATTTTGCGGCCTGGCGCGCGGCGGGGGTCGAGACACTGCTGGTTGGCCAGGTGAAAAACGGCAATGGACGCTATCAGGTCCGGTTCCAGCTCTTTGATGTCCTCCGGGCGAAACAGCTGGCGGGCTACGCAATTCCTTCCCGTGGGCCGCTGTTGCGTCGCACTGCTCACCAAATCAGTGACCTCGTGTATGAGGAGCTCACTGGCGAGCGCGGCGCCTTCAATACTCATATCACCTATGTCACCGTGGAAGATATCGCCGAGGGCGAGCGCCGTTTCCGGCTGGCGGTGGCGGATGCCGACGGCTTCAACGAACAGACCATCCTTACTTCCAAACAGCCGCTCATGTCTCCGGCCTGGTCGCCCGATGGTAAGCAGCTGGCCTATGTTTCCTTCGAGGCCCGCCGCTCGGTGGTCTATGTACAGAACGTCATCAGTGGCAAGCGGGAGAAGGTGGCCGAGTATGACGGTATCAATTCGGCGCCTGCCTGGAGTCCCGACGGGCGGCGTCTGGCACTTACCCTGTCGAAAGATGGCAATCCGGAAATCTATATTCTCGATCTCCGCACCCGTGCGCTGACGCGGATCACCCGACACTCGGCGATAGATACCGAGCCGACCTGGATGCCGGATGGAAATGCTCTTCTGTTTACCTCTGATCGTGGCGGTAGGCCGCAAATCTACCGGGTCGCTACGGGGTCGCAGGGTACCGTGGGTCGTCCGCAGCGGATCAGTTTCGAGGGCCGTTACAATGCGAGGCCCAGTGTGTCACCGGATGGCCGCAATCTGGTCATGGTCCATCAGTCCCGCAGCGGCTTCCAGATTGCCGTGCAGAACCTGGAGACGGGGAATCTGCGGATTTTGACCGATTCCCGACTGGACGAGTCGCCCAGCTTCGCACCCAATGGCCGGATGATCATCTTCGCCACCGAAAGGAGAGGACGTGGCGTGCTGGAGGCGATCTCGGTCGATGGAAGCGCCCGCCAGCGTCTGGACCTGACCGGGTTCGATGTCAGGGAACCCGCCTGGTCACCTTTCTTTGCAGAATAG
- the tolR gene encoding protein TolR, whose translation MPRQRRKRMAEINVVPYIDVMLVLLVIFMITAPMLTQGVKVDLPRADAEPVEGQNDAPLVVAVDAQGAYHLEHDTSISRDLDAEQLSVRVAAILRLKPKTPVYVKGDESVGYGKVVYAMVLLQKAGASGVGLLTESESDR comes from the coding sequence ATGCCCCGGCAGCGACGCAAGCGGATGGCGGAGATCAACGTCGTCCCATACATTGACGTAATGCTGGTCCTGCTGGTGATCTTCATGATCACCGCGCCTATGCTCACCCAGGGGGTCAAGGTGGATCTGCCGCGTGCGGATGCCGAACCGGTCGAGGGCCAGAACGACGCCCCGCTGGTAGTCGCCGTGGATGCCCAGGGTGCCTATCACTTGGAGCACGACACCTCCATCAGTCGTGATCTCGATGCCGAACAGCTCTCCGTGCGGGTGGCCGCCATCCTTCGTCTGAAGCCGAAGACCCCCGTCTACGTCAAGGGGGACGAGAGCGTGGGGTATGGAAAAGTGGTCTATGCCATGGTCCTGCTCCAGAAGGCCGGCGCCTCCGGTGTTGGCCTGCTGACCGAATCGGAATCGGATCGCTGA